The DNA sequence AACCTTCCACGTGAAAAAAGCAGTCTTAAAATGCAGCCCTTTCACCCACATATTTTTAAATGCAATCCTGGGATCTCTTCTCCTCCTAGTGTATTCCCAAGCATATTTGACTGTGAATTTACCTCTAGCCTCCAACATCCAATAAGGTCTATCTAATTCGTCATGCATTACTGGAGGCTTAATATTCTCAATGATATGAAGTGTAAGATCATGAGTTAAGATGTCCATAAGCATGTCCTCATCCCATTCTCCTTCCTCCACCACATCGTACACATTATGAATAACTTCATCACAATAAAAATCCTGTGGAGTAATGAAATATAATGCTCCTAATCCTGTCCAATTGACAAACCAGAAAAGTGAGGAGCCCATTCTTGGTTGCCATATTATTTGATGCTCAATGTTATCTCTACATTCTAACATCTTCCTCCAAATGTATTATCCATTTCTCCATTGTACTACTATAGTTTTTAACTTCTTGCAATATTTTTGACTCATGAAAGAGCTCCataaggtaggtttatttctaaAATTTCACCAAAGTTTACAAAATAAAGCTTTGGAGATATCATGTAATGATCTAAACCCTACTCCTCCTTCTTCACATGGCAAGCTTAATGTATCCCAAGAAGCCCCCAGTGCATTCCTTTACCACCTATTGCATTACTCCAGAAAAACTGTGCAAACATCTTGTGCAACTTATTAATGACAAATGAGGGAGGGTTCATTGATGACAACAAATGTATTGGCATGCTTTTCAACACATGTGTTATCAAAATTGCTCGACCACCAATAGAAAGAAGTTTACCTTTCCACGATTGTAATTTGTCTAGAATTTTGTTGATGAGGCCATGATAGTAGTTTGTTCTCCTTCTTGCATAAAATATAGGGCAGCCATGGTATGTGAAGTGGAACTCCTGCCTACCTATTCCTATGATCCTTTGAAACTTATTCACCACTGCACTGCTTGTAGAGTGATGCATGTATACTGTTGATTTAGCCTTATTTATCAACTGCCCAGAAGCCACCTCATAAGCACTCAAAACCTCCATGATCAATTGTAATGAAGTTGCATCTGAGGTTGAAAAATTATGGTATTGTCTGCATATGCAAGATGATTGATCCTTGGACTCCATTTTGGTAACCCAAACCCACATAAGTAAAGATTCAAGTGAAGTGAATTCAATCCCCTTGACAATGCCTCGGCAGCTAGAATGAATAGAGTAGGTGACAAAGGGTAACTTTGTTTAATTCCTCTGGTGGATTTGAAAAATCCATAGGGCTGGCCATTAATCAACACTGAGtaccaattgtttgcaacaatgCCATAAACAATCCCAATGAATCTCTCATAGAAGCCCATTTTCCTCAGCATTTTAGTCATGAATAGCCAAGATAGTCTATCATATGCTTTGGTCATGTCTAACTTGATCACCACATTTAGTCCTGCCCTTGTTCTCAGTCTAATATCAGTTATTATTTGTTGAGTCAATAGCACATTCTCCACAATACTCCTCCCTTTAACAAATCTAGCATGTTCATTTGATATAAGTGTAGGTAACAAGTTGACTACTCTTTCATGGATAACCCTTGAGAACACCTTGTTAATAAAGTTGCTAAGACTTATAGGTCTCATTTTAGAATATGTGACCACTTCCTTTTAAATAGGGAACAATACTAAGTTTGTGTGCGTGATAAACTTAGGTAGTTCCTGGCCATTGAAAAAATCTTTCACCATAGCATACACATCATCTCCTATGATCTCCCAGCAGTAATGAAAGAACTTTCCACTGAAGCCATCAGGTCCTCCTGCACTTTCCCCATTTAGCCCAAACACAGCGTGTTTGGCCTCCTCTTTTGTAGGTTATCTTACCAAATCTTGGTTATGCTCCATAGTGACCATATTAGGAACATGATCAATGATCCCAAATGCAGTAGGGACAATATCTTTACGAAACTTAGCAGTAAAGAATCTTACTGCTTCTTCAGCCATTTGTGCATTGCCTTCAATCCAGTTTCCTTCTGCATTTTGAATCTTCTTCAACTGCAATCTTCTTCTCCTCCCATTCACTTGAACATGAAAGAATCTATTATTGCGATCACCATCTTTAAACTAGGTCATACCAGATTTCTGCTTCCAAAATTCTTCCTTAAGTGATAAGAATATGATAGGTTATGCTTGTACTTTATAAAGTCTTTCCCTATTAATCTGAGTAGGATTAAGTTCAAATTGAGTTTCATGCACCATCACCACTTCTTCTAAGCTAGCAATTTTCTGAAAAATATCTCCATAAGTAGCCTTGCTCCATGCTAATAATGCCTTCTTTAACTTCTTCAATTTGTGATTGAATATGATAAAGAGATTAGCACTAAAATCAAGCTGCCAGTTTTCCTTCACTACATCTTGAAAAGTCGCATGATCTATCCAAAAGTTTAGGAATTTGAATTGCTTGTTAACAGGAATAACATCTGGATCACACTTGATTAACAAGTGGTTGTGGTCATATCCAATTTTGGACAAGTGCGTGATCTCCAACCCTAGGAATAACTGTAGTAATTCATCATTAGACAGCACTCTATCCAgctttttaaatataaaatcaaCCTCAACTCTACCATTCCACCATGTAAAAATGCTTCCTTTGAAACCAAGATCATGAAAATTTCACGTATTGATACAATGCCTAAAGTCATCTAATGCATTCAAATCTACTGGAAGTCCACCAAATTTCTCCTCCTCATCCCAAATTACATTGAAATCCCCACTAACAATCCATGGAGATATCATATCGCTAGCCAAAGCATACAGTGTATCCCATAATTCTATTCTCTCTATGGCATcacatttggcatatattaatgtaAGTATGATCTCTTTTTGCGAATTAAAGTCAAACAACTTAAGAGTAAGTTGTTGAACTATGTCAATAAGAATAGTAACCTCATAATCATCATCAACAAAGGCTCATATTTTATTAGAAACATTCATAATAGTCTGAGCAAAACCAATCCTTCTTCTATATATTTCCAGTTTCCTCACTTGTTGCATTGGTTCCATCAGCCCCACAAATCTAAATTGATGTTGTTTATGCATTGTAATAAGCCTTTCAAAGGCTTTCTTGGTATTTACAAAACTAATATTCTAAATGATAGCATTCATAGCTAAACATTGGATTTAGAGATTGTCCATCTTGTTTGCACTCCAGTGCCAGGGACACTAGTGTTTTCTTTTTGTTGCCTCTTCTTGCCTTTGCCAACTGATTTCACCTTCTCTATTTTCCTGGGAGATAGATCACCTTACCGTACCACATTCATGAAGTTCTGGGCATTTGATTCCTCATCCATGTCCTTTCCATTTCTTGCATCATTCTCTTCTTCTTGGATCACTTGTTGTTGCTTTGTTATCTGATTCTTCCAAGGTTTAGGGACTACTAATTTAGCTACCTTTTGATCCATAGGAGCTGGGGATACATCTGTTACCTTTTTTCCAGCTATGTTGGTGTCCTTAGGCATCAAATAAGGCCTAGGGTTTACTGTATCTAGGGTTGCATCAGGTTGTTTAGGGCTAGGGTTACTTTCTGGAGTTTGTGCTGGTGGATTTGGACTTTTAGGTTTGTCTGGAGGTTTAGGATTAGCTCAGCATCTCTCTTAACACTTGATTCCATGACTGTGCCACCCTTATCACCTGCAGGATGTTCATCTGTAGGTAATACTTCCTCATCATGATCATCTTTATCAACTAACTGTACCACATCTTATAGATCTTCACCACATGATTGAATACCATCTTCTACATCTACCTGCTCATTTTCAGAGTGAAATTCACCTTCTTCTTCAGATTCTTCTTCTACCTGTTCAGTCTATAATCATCCTAGTTGCACATTGTCAGTAACTTAATTCTATGAAGGAACCTCTTGGCAGGACTGATTAGTTGTAACTAGTTGAGGAAAATATGCTCCTTTTTGTTCCTTGTTAACACTATTAGCATTGTGTTCATTACGTTGGACTACATTGATAGGTACAAAGGTCCTATTCACCCATTGATCTGTTGATTCTTTTTGTCTCCTTCGGTAGTTCCATTCCCATTCGTCTTAGGACTAGCATTCTTTCCTTTTTCCAGCTTGTTAATCCCAGTTGAAGCAGGCATGAAGACAGCAGCCATTGGGTTCAATCTCCCAATTTAAATAGGATTAGGTCTAGGGCTTCTTTGAGTAACAGTTTTCACCACCAAAGCCAACTGATTATTGTCTTCCTTCTCCACTTCTTCCACCTCTACAGTCACGAATGTGTTTGTTGTTTGAACCTGCTGGGCACCACCACCAACTGGGATAATTTCTTTCCCAGTTTTATTTTACGAATCATCCTGTTTTCCGGTGTTCTTTACACGATTGTCCCTCACCTCTTTCCACTGCTCACCAACATTACCAACTACTCTTCCACTTGTAAATATCATTAATGGAcccttatttttcttcttttcttcaacATTACCAGTTGCAACCTGTTTGTCTTTGTCATGAACCATTAATTCTGGATGTAACCTCCAACAATCAATCTCACCATGACCTTGTAGCCTACACTCTTTGCAATATTTAGGTAGAAAATCATATTGAATTTTCACCCA is a window from the Nicotiana tomentosiformis chromosome 10, ASM39032v3, whole genome shotgun sequence genome containing:
- the LOC138899868 gene encoding uncharacterized protein, whose product is MGSSLFWFVNWTGLGALYFITPQDFYCDEVIHNVYDVVEEGEWDEDMLMDILTHDLTLHIIENIKPPVMHDELDRPYWMLEARGKFTVKYAWEYTRRRRDPRIAFKNMWVKGLHFKTAFFTWKVWKARLPLDDHFRRWGYFMPSRCWCYRNPDEETLAHVFYRSYATHTIWYYFLSNAGISMEGISLQHAVTKCWIVQVVPRLKPIFYVPPSIIL